A window of Methanobacteriales archaeon HGW-Methanobacteriales-1 contains these coding sequences:
- the acs gene encoding acetate--CoA ligase produces MNKDTSVLLNEKRVFKANYRIVEEAHVKNWEAEIEKGQDLEKYWSEKAEQFEWFEKWDKVLDESKKPFYKWFTNGKINLCYNAVDRWVFTDKRNKVAILYANENGEERKLTYYELYREVNKMANALKNLGIKKGDTVSMYLPMCPELLISMLACTRIGALHSVVYSGLSVGAFVERMNDSNAKVLITADGTYRRGKIIDLKKIADEALLQCSTIETVVVVQHAGNPITISELSGREIFYDTLVDGESDECPVEEMDAEDPLFLLYTSGSTGKPKGVLHTTAGYMVGVATTLKNVFDIHDGDLWWCTGDIGWITGHSYAIYGPLLLGTTTMIYEGAPDYPDPGAWWKIVEKYGVTKLYTAPTAIRHLMRYGSKHPNLYNLSSLKILGSVGEPMNPEAWMWLYKNVGKEKTPIMDTWWQTETGMHMIAPLPISPLKPGTPTLPLPGVDADVVDENGDPVAPGKGGYLVIRKPWPAMFRTLYNDEKRFIDAWNKIPGGVYHAGDIARKDEDGYIWIQGRSDDVLNIAGHRVGTSEVESAFVSHPAVVECAVIGKSDPIKGQVIKSFIILKEGYQLNTKLIENLQKHVRYELGPVAVLGEIQQVDKLPKTRSGKIMRRILRAQEEGKDLGDTSTLED; encoded by the coding sequence ATGAATAAAGATACTTCAGTTCTTCTAAATGAAAAAAGGGTTTTTAAAGCCAATTATAGAATCGTAGAAGAAGCTCACGTTAAAAACTGGGAGGCCGAAATTGAAAAGGGCCAAGACCTGGAAAAATACTGGTCTGAGAAAGCCGAACAGTTTGAATGGTTTGAAAAATGGGATAAAGTTCTTGATGAGAGCAAAAAACCATTCTACAAGTGGTTCACCAATGGAAAAATTAATTTATGTTATAATGCCGTTGATAGATGGGTTTTTACAGATAAAAGAAACAAAGTAGCCATTTTATATGCCAACGAAAATGGAGAAGAGAGAAAACTCACCTATTACGAGCTTTACCGCGAAGTAAATAAAATGGCCAATGCCTTAAAAAATCTGGGCATTAAAAAAGGAGATACCGTTTCCATGTATCTGCCTATGTGTCCTGAACTTTTAATATCCATGCTGGCCTGTACCCGTATAGGGGCACTACACAGTGTTGTCTATTCTGGTCTAAGTGTAGGTGCATTTGTAGAGAGAATGAACGATTCTAATGCCAAGGTTTTAATAACTGCCGATGGAACATACCGCAGAGGAAAAATAATAGACCTTAAAAAGATCGCCGATGAGGCCCTCTTACAGTGTTCCACCATTGAAACAGTAGTGGTAGTTCAACATGCCGGAAACCCTATAACCATATCGGAGTTAAGTGGTAGGGAAATCTTCTATGATACTTTAGTTGATGGTGAATCTGATGAATGTCCTGTGGAAGAAATGGATGCTGAAGACCCATTATTCCTTCTCTACACATCTGGAAGTACAGGAAAGCCAAAAGGAGTTCTCCACACCACGGCAGGATACATGGTGGGTGTGGCCACCACCTTGAAAAACGTCTTTGATATTCATGATGGGGATTTATGGTGGTGTACTGGTGATATTGGCTGGATTACAGGTCACAGTTATGCTATTTACGGACCCCTACTTTTGGGAACCACCACTATGATTTATGAAGGAGCGCCAGACTATCCAGATCCTGGTGCCTGGTGGAAAATTGTAGAAAAGTACGGAGTGACTAAATTATACACCGCACCAACGGCTATTAGACACCTCATGAGATATGGAAGTAAGCATCCTAATCTTTACAATCTTTCTTCACTTAAAATATTGGGTAGTGTAGGTGAACCAATGAATCCAGAAGCCTGGATGTGGCTGTATAAAAATGTGGGGAAAGAAAAGACCCCAATAATGGATACCTGGTGGCAAACTGAGACTGGAATGCATATGATTGCTCCACTACCAATATCTCCTCTTAAACCAGGAACACCAACTCTCCCACTTCCAGGAGTTGATGCAGATGTGGTGGATGAAAATGGGGATCCTGTTGCACCAGGCAAAGGAGGATATTTAGTAATTAGAAAACCATGGCCTGCCATGTTTAGAACCCTTTATAATGATGAAAAACGGTTTATTGATGCCTGGAATAAAATACCGGGAGGAGTTTATCATGCCGGTGACATTGCTCGGAAAGATGAAGATGGATATATCTGGATACAAGGCCGGTCTGATGATGTACTGAATATTGCAGGCCACCGTGTTGGAACCTCAGAAGTGGAATCAGCATTTGTTTCTCATCCTGCAGTTGTAGAATGTGCAGTAATTGGTAAATCCGATCCTATTAAAGGACAGGTTATTAAATCATTCATTATATTGAAAGAAGGTTATCAATTAAATACTAAACTTATTGAAAACTTGCAAAAACACGTTCGCTATGAGTTAGGACCCGTAGCAGTTTTAGGAGAAATACAGCAGGTTGATAAACTTCCTAAAACCCGAAGTGGAAAAATAATGAGGCGTATTTTAAGAGCTCAGGAAGAAGGAAAAGATTTAGGTGATACTTCCACCTTAGAAGACTGA
- a CDS encoding SAM-dependent methyltransferase has protein sequence MSNNTGLTPFNGHRIQGRSSESFIDAREVISRLNLGGNEVFMDAGCGDGHTALIAQDIMNDEAIIYALDVYEPSIEDLEKDIKEKGINNLIPIQSDITGDIKLSNDTVDVTLMINVFHGFVARNNVDEAICELKRITKPGGKIAIMDYKKMETKYGPPFQVRSSPEELEEMFEKHGLKKFKLDNDIGEDLDGGLKSHYLVEFRK, from the coding sequence ATGTCAAACAATACTGGATTAACACCATTTAATGGCCACAGAATTCAAGGAAGATCAAGTGAATCATTTATAGATGCTAGAGAAGTAATTTCCAGATTGAATTTAGGAGGAAATGAAGTTTTCATGGATGCTGGATGTGGAGATGGACATACCGCCCTGATTGCTCAAGATATTATGAATGATGAAGCCATTATATATGCCCTGGATGTCTATGAACCATCTATTGAGGATCTTGAAAAAGATATTAAGGAAAAAGGCATAAACAACTTAATTCCTATCCAATCAGATATTACTGGCGATATAAAGTTATCTAATGATACAGTAGATGTAACTTTAATGATTAATGTTTTTCATGGATTTGTAGCTAGAAATAATGTAGATGAAGCAATTTGTGAGCTGAAAAGAATCACAAAGCCTGGTGGAAAAATAGCAATAATGGACTATAAAAAAATGGAAACTAAATATGGGCCTCCCTTTCAAGTGCGAAGCAGTCCTGAAGAATTAGAAGAAATGTTTGAAAAACATGGATTAAAAAAGTTTAAACTGGATAATGATATTGGTGAAGATCTAGATGGAGGATTGAAATCCCATTATTTAGTAGAATTTAGAAAATAA